In the Sphingomonas sp. LM7 genome, one interval contains:
- a CDS encoding lipopolysaccharide biosynthesis protein — translation MAEPTPAPAADDINTLAKGGRTNILGFLLRLAARLPFLFIAGRAYGPDIVGRYAIAVLVIEVAALLATLGLKRGLAEALSSTDRPHAHVVWDAVLVACGASAIASVVLIAFPQVMYPNSQVMGLERLLPLVVFAVAISDVTLAALAYRHNIRASVTARAVIEPWTISIAAWAFSFVSTRDGLMYAYVLSMLAALAASVVPFVREYGMPRGWHPRFADILALARRNAPLAGADAIEWATRNVDRFILALLFTPTVVGIYYMAQQVASIPQRLKSSFDPILAPVVTNSLADNDRKAVAKQVRQVGFWIISAQAACLVVFAIPAEGVMGLIGPEFVVGAGVMCVLLVAEVLASTGAVCETGLVYIARHRNLMISLAVLLLQIALSFGFVFLARAQGWSEPVQAAGPAVALAVSLTIGSIAKAIMLRRLLGAQVVSIRPSFFVAIGAAALVGAAFTSLPHHYEWAELSIGMPAILVTFLFVMIKFGFSDEDRSLFRKTPKSEEPTLPVAEKL, via the coding sequence ATGGCTGAGCCCACACCGGCCCCCGCCGCCGACGACATCAACACGCTCGCCAAGGGCGGACGGACGAATATCCTCGGCTTCCTGCTGCGGCTCGCCGCGCGGCTGCCGTTCCTGTTCATCGCCGGGCGCGCGTACGGGCCTGACATTGTCGGGCGCTATGCGATCGCGGTGCTGGTGATCGAAGTCGCGGCACTGCTCGCGACACTGGGCCTCAAGCGCGGGCTGGCGGAGGCATTGTCCTCGACCGACCGACCGCACGCGCATGTCGTTTGGGACGCGGTGCTCGTTGCGTGCGGCGCCTCGGCGATCGCCAGCGTAGTGCTGATCGCCTTCCCGCAAGTGATGTACCCCAACAGCCAGGTGATGGGACTGGAGCGGCTGCTGCCGCTGGTGGTGTTTGCCGTCGCCATTTCCGACGTGACGCTGGCGGCGCTCGCCTATCGCCACAATATCCGCGCCTCGGTAACGGCGCGGGCGGTGATCGAGCCGTGGACGATCAGCATCGCCGCCTGGGCCTTTTCCTTCGTCTCGACGCGCGACGGGCTAATGTATGCCTATGTGCTGTCGATGCTCGCCGCGCTCGCCGCATCGGTGGTGCCGTTCGTACGCGAATATGGCATGCCGCGCGGCTGGCATCCGCGGTTCGCCGACATCCTCGCGCTCGCCCGCCGCAACGCGCCGCTGGCCGGCGCCGACGCGATCGAATGGGCGACGCGCAACGTCGACCGGTTCATCCTCGCCTTGCTGTTCACGCCCACGGTGGTCGGCATCTATTACATGGCGCAGCAAGTCGCCTCGATCCCCCAGCGACTGAAGTCGAGCTTCGATCCGATCCTCGCGCCGGTGGTCACTAACAGCCTTGCCGACAACGATCGCAAGGCAGTCGCCAAGCAGGTGCGCCAGGTAGGCTTCTGGATCATCAGCGCGCAGGCGGCATGCCTGGTCGTGTTCGCCATTCCCGCCGAGGGCGTGATGGGACTGATCGGCCCCGAATTCGTCGTCGGCGCGGGCGTGATGTGCGTGTTGCTGGTGGCCGAGGTTCTCGCCTCGACCGGCGCAGTCTGCGAAACGGGGCTCGTCTATATCGCGCGCCATCGCAACCTGATGATCTCGCTCGCGGTGTTGCTGCTCCAGATCGCCTTGAGCTTCGGCTTCGTCTTCCTTGCACGCGCGCAGGGCTGGTCCGAACCGGTGCAGGCGGCCGGTCCGGCAGTGGCGCTGGCCGTCTCGCTGACGATCGGCTCGATTGCCAAGGCGATCATGCTGCGCCGGCTGCTCGGCGCGCAGGTGGTGAGCATCCGTCCGAGCTTCTTCGTCGCGATTGGCGCAGCGGCGCTGGTCGGCGCGGCTTTCACGTCGCTGCCACATCATTACGAATGGGCCGAACTCAGCATCGGCATGCCGGCGATTCTGGTCACGTTCCTGTTCGTGATGATCAAGTTCGGCTTCAGCGACGAGGACCGATCGCTGTTCCGCAAGACGCCCAAGAGCGAGGAGCCGACGCTGCCGGTGGCGGAGAAGCTTTAG